In Leptodesmis sichuanensis A121, the following are encoded in one genomic region:
- a CDS encoding four-carbon acid sugar kinase family protein, which produces MTSKPKIIVLDDDPTGSQTVHGCLLLMQWDVETLRIGLIDDAPIFFVLTNTRALTPDKAAVVTREVCHNLKEAIALEHIQDFLVVSRSDSTLRGHYPIETDVIAEELGPFDAHFLTPAFFEGGRTTRESVHYLKVNGVDTPVHETEFARDSVFGYQHSYLPDYVEEKTQGRIKANQVERFLLADIRQGVRDRLMHLHDNQCCVVDAETQDDLNNFAIDVLAAASAGKRFLFRSAASLLTALAALPAQPIAPEAMAQYVREGKPGAVIVGSHVKKTTEQLAALLQQPGIVGLEVEVARLLDPSTNPRRTLLAEITEQVNQIHAAGKTPVIYTSRQELTFDDVQTRLDFGEAVSGLLMDILRQLPSDIGFLISKGGITSNDTLSTGLALRTARLLGQVLPGVSMVRTPADHPQFPDLPVVLFPGNVGDADGLATVYQRLSGSNL; this is translated from the coding sequence ATGACCAGCAAGCCCAAGATTATTGTTCTGGATGATGACCCGACTGGATCCCAAACTGTTCATGGTTGCCTGTTGTTGATGCAATGGGATGTGGAAACGTTGCGGATCGGGCTGATCGATGACGCTCCTATCTTCTTTGTGTTAACGAATACACGGGCACTGACTCCAGATAAAGCGGCAGTCGTAACCCGGGAGGTTTGCCATAACTTGAAGGAGGCGATCGCCCTAGAACACATTCAAGATTTTCTGGTTGTCAGTCGATCGGATTCCACGTTGCGCGGCCATTATCCAATTGAAACGGATGTAATTGCGGAAGAGCTTGGCCCGTTTGATGCTCATTTTCTGACTCCAGCCTTTTTTGAAGGGGGACGCACCACGCGAGAGAGTGTGCATTATTTAAAGGTGAATGGAGTCGATACTCCTGTTCATGAAACTGAATTTGCCAGGGATTCTGTGTTCGGCTACCAGCATAGTTATCTGCCTGATTATGTAGAGGAAAAAACTCAGGGACGAATTAAAGCCAATCAGGTAGAACGGTTTCTGTTAGCCGATATTCGTCAGGGTGTGCGCGATCGCCTGATGCACCTGCATGACAACCAGTGCTGCGTTGTCGATGCAGAAACCCAGGATGACCTGAACAATTTTGCGATCGATGTACTGGCGGCTGCCTCTGCAGGCAAACGGTTTTTATTTCGGAGTGCCGCCAGTCTACTAACAGCCCTAGCTGCACTTCCTGCCCAACCGATCGCGCCAGAAGCGATGGCTCAATATGTGCGAGAGGGCAAACCAGGAGCCGTCATTGTTGGTTCCCATGTGAAAAAAACTACAGAACAATTAGCAGCCCTGTTACAGCAACCCGGCATTGTCGGTCTGGAGGTAGAGGTTGCCCGTTTATTAGATCCCTCTACCAATCCTCGTCGCACGCTACTGGCTGAGATTACAGAGCAAGTGAACCAGATTCATGCGGCTGGCAAAACTCCTGTCATTTACACCAGTCGGCAGGAACTGACTTTCGATGATGTACAAACCCGTTTAGATTTTGGCGAAGCTGTGTCGGGCCTGTTGATGGATATCCTGCGACAGCTTCCATCTGACATTGGCTTTTTAATTAGTAAAGGTGGCATTACCTCCAACGACACCCTCAGCACTGGATTGGCCCTGAGAACTGCTCGCCTGCTCGGTCAGGTGTTACCTGGTGTGTCAATGGTACGCACTCCTGCCGATCATCCTCAATTTCCGGATCTGCCTGTAGTCCTATTTCCCGGTAATGTTGGGGATGCTGATGGCTTAGCCACGGTTTATCAACGATTAAGTGGTTCAAATTTGTAG